In Treponema denticola, one genomic interval encodes:
- a CDS encoding radical SAM mobile pair protein A, whose amino-acid sequence MSICIKNQIQNINIVIGCTVGCAYCYARNNVKRWHMIDDFAVPEFFPDKLKMMEKKRPQNFLLTGMSDLSGWKLKWRDEVFAKIRENPQHQFLFLTKRPDLLEFDTDLENAWFGVTVTRKAELWRIDALRKNVRAKHYHVTFEPLFDDSGTVDFSKINWIVVGTMTGAQSRKIHTEPEWAWSLTDQAHALGIPVFMKEDLISIIGDKNMIQEMPEEFNKVLEAQRSWQK is encoded by the coding sequence ATGAGTATTTGTATCAAAAATCAGATTCAGAACATTAATATCGTCATCGGCTGCACAGTGGGGTGTGCATATTGCTATGCCCGCAACAATGTGAAACGCTGGCATATGATTGATGATTTCGCTGTTCCTGAGTTCTTCCCGGATAAGCTCAAGATGATGGAAAAGAAACGTCCGCAGAACTTTCTTCTTACCGGCATGAGCGATCTCTCTGGATGGAAGCTGAAATGGAGAGACGAGGTATTTGCAAAGATCCGTGAAAATCCACAGCATCAGTTCCTGTTTCTCACCAAGCGCCCCGATCTGCTGGAGTTTGATACCGATCTGGAAAACGCATGGTTTGGCGTTACAGTAACGAGGAAAGCAGAACTGTGGCGTATTGACGCCCTTCGGAAAAACGTCAGAGCAAAACACTACCATGTTACCTTTGAGCCGTTATTCGACGATTCTGGTACAGTCGACTTTTCCAAAATCAACTGGATCGTTGTCGGCACCATGACCGGAGCTCAGAGCAGGAAGATTCATACGGAGCCGGAATGGGCATGGTCTCTGACGGATCAGGCACATGCGCTCGGCATCCCGGTGTTTATGAAGGAAGACCTTATCTCTATCATAGGGGATAAAAATATGATTCAGGAAATGCCGGAAGAATTCAATAAAGTGTTGGAGGCACAGAGATCATGGCAGAAGTAA
- a CDS encoding radical SAM mobile pair system MarR family transcriptional regulator — protein sequence MEMNGGFLVTKIKQLGDRIFEKILSEKNIDAFNGAQGRILYVLWQEDGIPIGSLSIKCGLAITSLTTMLERMENQGLISRIQSETDKRKTLLFLTEKAHALKGEYDSVSDEMGSIYYKGFSEEEITRFEECLDRIRKNLEDWQES from the coding sequence ATGGAAATGAATGGAGGATTTCTTGTCACCAAAATAAAACAGCTTGGAGATCGGATATTTGAGAAGATTCTTAGTGAAAAGAATATTGATGCATTCAATGGAGCCCAGGGGCGTATTCTTTATGTGCTGTGGCAGGAGGATGGAATCCCGATTGGGTCACTCTCGATCAAATGTGGATTAGCGATAACTTCTCTTACGACGATGCTGGAAAGAATGGAAAATCAAGGGCTGATAAGCCGCATTCAGTCTGAAACGGACAAAAGGAAAACACTCCTGTTTCTGACTGAGAAAGCACATGCCTTAAAGGGCGAGTACGATTCTGTATCTGATGAGATGGGCAGCATTTACTACAAAGGTTTTTCAGAAGAAGAAATTACCCGGTTTGAGGAATGCCTCGACCGCATTAGAAAGAATCTTGAGGATTGGCAGGAGTCATGA
- the guaA gene encoding glutamine-hydrolyzing GMP synthase, which produces MKITEKILIVDFGGQYNQLIARRVRDLNVYSDIVPASKAIDYIRENKPIGIIFTGGPNSVYEEKAPLPPKEIFDLNIPILGICYGMQAMAHCLGGKVEKSLKREFGKTLTKFDTNLPLFKNIKDKSSVWMSHVDCVSRLPEGFISAAQTANTKNAAMANKEKKLYGIQFHAEVEHSEEGQNIIKNFLYNVCGAKGDWNMKSFLAEAIKDVQNTVKDGKVLLALSGGVDSSVLAALLNRAVGKNLTCIFVDHGLMRKNEGDEVEAAFRDAPMNFIRVNAESRFLGKLKGVSDPEKKRKIIGEEFIRVFEEEAKKIGTVDFLAQGTIYADVVESGTKGSAVIKSHHNVGGLPDHISFKSLIEPLKTLFKDEIRKLGTELGLPDYLVHRQPFPGPGLAIRIMGEITEEKLDILREADAIWRSELERADIKKDLSQYFAVLTSTKTVGVMGDFRTYDYTLALRAVKTSDFMSADWVRIPYEVLDKVSSRIINEVKGINRIVYDITSKPPATIEWE; this is translated from the coding sequence ATGAAGATTACGGAAAAAATTTTAATTGTAGATTTCGGCGGTCAGTATAATCAGCTCATAGCAAGGCGTGTGCGTGACCTAAATGTTTATTCGGATATTGTTCCGGCCTCAAAGGCCATTGATTACATAAGGGAAAATAAGCCCATAGGTATAATTTTTACGGGAGGGCCTAACAGCGTTTATGAAGAAAAAGCTCCCCTGCCCCCAAAAGAAATTTTTGACTTAAATATTCCGATTTTAGGCATTTGCTACGGTATGCAGGCCATGGCCCATTGCCTAGGCGGCAAGGTCGAAAAAAGCTTAAAAAGAGAATTCGGCAAAACCCTAACAAAATTCGACACTAATCTTCCGCTCTTTAAAAACATAAAAGATAAATCTTCTGTTTGGATGAGTCATGTAGACTGCGTTTCCCGCCTGCCTGAGGGCTTTATTTCGGCAGCTCAAACGGCAAATACAAAAAATGCGGCCATGGCAAATAAAGAAAAAAAACTTTACGGCATTCAATTCCATGCCGAAGTTGAACATTCCGAAGAAGGGCAAAATATAATCAAAAACTTTTTATACAATGTTTGCGGTGCTAAAGGCGATTGGAATATGAAAAGCTTTTTAGCCGAGGCAATAAAAGATGTGCAAAATACCGTAAAAGACGGCAAGGTGCTTTTAGCCCTATCGGGAGGAGTAGATTCTTCCGTGCTTGCGGCTCTTTTAAATAGGGCTGTCGGTAAAAATTTAACCTGCATTTTTGTGGATCACGGCCTTATGCGTAAAAATGAGGGAGATGAGGTAGAGGCAGCCTTTAGAGATGCTCCAATGAATTTTATCCGCGTAAATGCGGAAAGCCGTTTTTTGGGGAAATTAAAAGGCGTTTCCGACCCTGAAAAAAAACGGAAAATAATCGGCGAAGAGTTTATCCGCGTTTTTGAAGAAGAAGCAAAAAAAATCGGAACTGTGGACTTCCTTGCCCAAGGCACAATTTACGCCGATGTAGTTGAAAGCGGTACCAAGGGTTCTGCCGTAATCAAAAGCCATCACAATGTCGGAGGCCTTCCCGATCACATAAGTTTTAAGTCCCTCATCGAGCCATTAAAAACGCTTTTTAAGGATGAAATAAGAAAATTAGGCACGGAGCTCGGCCTCCCCGATTATTTGGTACACCGTCAGCCCTTCCCCGGTCCCGGTCTTGCCATAAGAATCATGGGCGAGATAACCGAAGAAAAGCTCGATATTTTAAGGGAAGCCGATGCTATCTGGCGGAGTGAACTTGAACGGGCTGACATAAAAAAGGATTTAAGCCAGTATTTTGCCGTTCTTACCTCAACAAAAACGGTGGGTGTTATGGGCGACTTTAGAACCTATGACTACACCCTCGCCCTGCGTGCAGTAAAAACCTCGGACTTTATGTCAGCCGACTGGGTACGTATTCCCTACGAGGTTTTGGACAAGGTTTCTTCCCGTATCATAAACGAAGTAAAGGGTATCAACAGAATAGTCTACGACATAACCTCAAAACCGCCTGCGACTATTGAGTGGGAGTAG